In one Chitinophaga sancti genomic region, the following are encoded:
- a CDS encoding polysaccharide deacetylase family protein: MSSRRSFIRQGGLITAAGLLAGPVPFSAVATPTTDTAAAPQARKSKWSDGSRLVISVSMQFEAGGQPENAESPFPQNMQKGYKDLPSATWYQYGYKEGIPRMLDNWGKLGVKITSHMVGSAVLKNPKLAKEIVERGHEAAAHGMNWSTQYTMSYEDEKKFIKDGVDAIKQVTGFTAIGYNANWLRRGENTLKILQELGFLYHIDDLSRDEPFIQQVNGKDFVTVPYTIRCNDILLIEGKNFSTDQFVNQVKMEFDQLYEEAENTRRQMSISFHDRIGGTPQMVQATKELFTYMKQHNGVSFKRKDEIARLCLEDNTSIRE, translated from the coding sequence ATGAGTAGTAGAAGATCATTTATCCGTCAAGGCGGATTAATAACAGCCGCAGGTTTGCTGGCTGGCCCTGTTCCATTTTCTGCTGTAGCAACACCCACAACAGATACAGCTGCTGCACCTCAAGCCAGGAAGTCAAAATGGTCTGATGGTTCCCGGTTAGTGATTTCGGTTTCTATGCAGTTCGAAGCTGGTGGACAACCTGAAAATGCGGAAAGTCCATTTCCTCAAAATATGCAGAAAGGTTATAAGGATCTGCCATCAGCAACCTGGTATCAATACGGGTATAAAGAAGGAATTCCCCGCATGTTGGATAACTGGGGCAAATTAGGTGTCAAAATAACATCTCATATGGTAGGTAGTGCCGTGCTTAAAAACCCAAAGCTTGCGAAAGAAATTGTTGAGCGGGGGCATGAGGCTGCAGCCCATGGTATGAACTGGTCAACTCAATATACCATGTCTTATGAAGACGAGAAGAAATTCATCAAAGACGGAGTAGATGCCATTAAGCAGGTAACAGGGTTTACAGCTATCGGTTATAATGCGAACTGGCTTCGCCGGGGTGAAAATACCTTGAAGATCTTGCAGGAACTGGGATTTTTATATCATATTGACGATTTGAGCCGTGATGAACCATTTATCCAACAAGTAAACGGGAAGGATTTTGTCACTGTTCCTTACACAATCCGGTGTAATGATATTCTATTAATTGAGGGGAAGAATTTTTCGACTGATCAATTCGTAAACCAGGTGAAGATGGAATTTGATCAGTTATATGAGGAAGCCGAAAATACCCGCAGGCAGATGTCTATTAGTTTTCACGATCGGATCGGGGGCACTCCTCAAATGGTACAGGCGACCAAAGAGTTGTTTACTTATATGAAGCAACATAATGGGGTTAGCTTTAAACGGAAGGATGAAATTGCCCGCCTATGCCTGGAAGACAATACAAGCATCAGAGAATAG
- a CDS encoding DoxX family membrane protein: MTDLSYLMLRLVAGVSLFGHGLVRLPKLAGFSQWMTGTFAKSMLPQRLVMPFSYTLPIAEFIIGILLMLGLFSGKAVLAGIILMLLLMFGTCLIENWEALPSQMLHALVLILLLQFIASNNISLDRFMHN, encoded by the coding sequence ATGACTGATTTATCTTATCTCATGTTACGCCTGGTGGCTGGAGTAAGCCTTTTTGGACACGGATTAGTCAGGCTACCCAAACTTGCGGGATTTAGCCAATGGATGACTGGTACGTTTGCAAAATCTATGTTGCCTCAAAGGCTGGTGATGCCCTTTAGTTATACTTTACCAATAGCGGAATTCATAATAGGTATACTATTGATGCTGGGCTTGTTTTCCGGTAAAGCTGTGCTGGCGGGAATTATCCTGATGCTATTGTTAATGTTTGGTACTTGTCTGATTGAAAACTGGGAAGCCCTTCCTTCCCAGATGCTCCATGCCCTTGTACTTATTTTGTTGTTGCAGTTTATAGCCAGCAATAATATTTCTCTTGATCGTTTCATGCACAATTAA
- a CDS encoding AraC family transcriptional regulator, translating to METKNLYTAYELELLETYHYNARAHKNTFFEMVFVLDGTGIQIINEHQLPYAPDKLFLIFPQDQHSFQVDTFSRFFFIRFSNDYLKLQTSQNIKDLEYIFNSYNHLPGCILKTVTDKPFIRATVDALIREKENQSPHQEQIIQQLINTIITFAARNLTLQETGVFNGNITNVMPVINYLHQFIFQPEKLKIEQIAAKFNLSPNYIGEYFKKHTGESLQQYITLYKIKLIESRLRLTDMRINEIAFEFGFTDQSHLNRIFKKYKGVVPSVYRRDSNQPHPEHW from the coding sequence GTGGAAACAAAGAATTTATATACTGCCTACGAACTCGAATTATTAGAAACTTACCATTACAACGCCAGGGCACATAAAAATACCTTTTTCGAAATGGTATTTGTGCTGGATGGAACCGGGATCCAAATCATCAATGAGCATCAACTTCCATATGCACCTGATAAGTTGTTTCTCATCTTTCCGCAGGATCAACATAGTTTTCAAGTGGATACTTTCAGCCGCTTTTTCTTTATCCGGTTTAGCAACGACTACTTAAAGCTACAAACGAGTCAAAACATTAAGGACCTGGAGTATATTTTCAATAGTTATAATCACCTGCCTGGATGCATACTAAAAACCGTTACAGATAAACCTTTCATCAGGGCCACCGTGGATGCATTGATCAGGGAAAAAGAAAACCAGTCTCCTCACCAGGAGCAGATCATCCAACAACTTATTAATACTATTATCACATTTGCAGCCCGTAATCTCACCTTACAGGAAACAGGAGTTTTCAATGGAAATATAACCAACGTAATGCCGGTGATTAATTATCTGCACCAGTTTATATTTCAACCTGAGAAATTGAAAATTGAACAAATCGCGGCAAAATTTAACTTATCGCCGAATTATATCGGGGAGTATTTTAAAAAACATACTGGCGAAAGCCTGCAACAATATATTACCCTGTATAAAATAAAATTAATTGAGAGCCGCCTGCGGCTTACTGATATGAGAATTAATGAAATTGCATTCGAATTTGGGTTTACGGATCAAAGCCATTTGAACAGGATATTTAAAAAGTATAAGGGTGTGGTACCTTCCGTATATCGTAGAGATAGTAATCAACCTCATCCTGAGCACTGGTAG